A window from Streptomyces sp. NBC_00271 encodes these proteins:
- a CDS encoding MFS transporter encodes MGPGRNRGWLLRLVIAFGFAQGAVSMARPAVSYRALALGADERAIGVIAGVYALLPLFAAVPLGRRTDHGRCAPLLPVGVVLIAGGCALSGTADSLGAMAAWSGVMGLGHLCFVIGAQSIVARQSAPHEQDRNFGHFTIGASLGQLVGPIVAGLLIGGPDRAGSSAQALLVAGALAAVSFTSLWRIEHRTPAESRTAQGDRVPVHRILRARGVPAGILISLSVLSATDILTAYLPVVGEHRGIAPSVIGLLLSLRAAATIACRLVMTPMLRVLGRAALLTATCLVAGVLCAGLALPVPVWALAAMLLVLGFCLGVGQPLSMTTVVQAAPDEARSTALALRLTGNRLGQVAAPAAAGLVAGVAGVAAPFVMLGALLVLSSGVALRSPRKAPAGRAEPVRPAVPLRRKSDI; translated from the coding sequence GTGGGGCCCGGTCGGAACCGCGGCTGGCTGCTGCGTCTCGTCATCGCCTTCGGCTTCGCGCAGGGGGCGGTGTCGATGGCCCGGCCCGCCGTCTCCTACCGGGCCCTTGCCCTGGGCGCCGACGAACGCGCCATCGGTGTCATCGCCGGCGTGTACGCCCTGTTGCCCCTCTTCGCCGCCGTACCGCTGGGCCGCCGTACCGACCACGGGCGTTGTGCCCCGCTGCTGCCCGTCGGAGTCGTCCTCATCGCGGGCGGTTGCGCGCTCAGCGGTACGGCGGACTCGCTGGGGGCGATGGCTGCCTGGAGCGGGGTGATGGGCCTGGGTCATCTCTGCTTCGTCATCGGTGCCCAGTCGATCGTGGCCCGGCAGTCCGCGCCGCACGAACAGGACCGCAACTTCGGCCATTTCACCATCGGCGCCTCCCTGGGGCAGCTGGTCGGGCCGATCGTTGCGGGCCTTTTGATCGGGGGTCCGGACAGGGCGGGCAGCAGCGCGCAGGCCCTGCTCGTGGCGGGTGCGCTCGCCGCGGTGTCGTTCACCTCGCTCTGGCGCATCGAGCACCGTACGCCCGCCGAGTCCCGTACGGCTCAGGGCGACCGTGTGCCCGTGCACCGCATTCTGCGTGCCCGGGGCGTACCCGCAGGAATCCTCATCAGCCTTTCCGTGCTGTCCGCGACGGACATCCTGACCGCGTATCTGCCCGTCGTCGGCGAGCACCGGGGCATCGCGCCGTCCGTGATCGGTCTGCTGCTCAGTCTGCGCGCGGCGGCGACCATCGCCTGCCGACTGGTCATGACGCCGATGCTGCGAGTGCTGGGCCGCGCGGCGCTGCTCACCGCGACCTGTCTGGTGGCCGGTGTGCTGTGCGCGGGCCTCGCGTTGCCCGTGCCGGTGTGGGCGCTGGCCGCGATGCTGCTGGTCCTCGGCTTCTGTCTGGGTGTCGGCCAGCCGCTGTCCATGACGACGGTCGTACAGGCCGCCCCGGACGAGGCCCGATCCACGGCCCTGGCCCTGCGGCTGACCGGCAACCGCCTGGGGCAGGTGGCCGCCCCGGCCGCGGCGGGACTGGTCGCCGGGGTCGCCGGTGTGGCCGCGCCGTTCGTGATGCTGGGCGCGCTGCTGGTGCTGTCCTCGGGGGTCGCGCTGCGCTCGCCGAGGAAGGCGCCGGCAGGCCGCGCCGAGCCCGTACGGCCCGCAGTGCCCCT